In Cupriavidus taiwanensis, the following are encoded in one genomic region:
- the egtD gene encoding L-histidine N(alpha)-methyltransferase, with protein MPAVPNPPNPPSHHKTPQTSLPPLNHHNGHAAAPPALVALANGRAQRPPQPEFVQQYREDSGALREQVLSGLRAAQAAISPKFFYDVLGSRLFEAITDLPEYYPTRTEAAIFASAAPAIAARAGSGCVLVDLGAGNCEKAARLFGSLRPAQYVAVDISVEFLRATLSSLQQQHPEIPMLGLGADLCTPFDLPAKVRRGRRLFFYPGSSIGNFAPVEALALLQRLRGAAGRGDGVLIGVDLHKDEATLVSAYDDALGVTAAFNRNVLRNVNRIVGTDFALDDWRHQASFDRAASRIQMHLQACRDVRVQWDGGTREFAAGERIHTEDSYKYRPDDFALLLEAAGFDDPVYWSDPRGWFAVFHARG; from the coding sequence ATGCCGGCTGTCCCGAACCCGCCGAACCCGCCCTCACATCACAAGACCCCGCAGACATCCCTCCCGCCCCTGAACCACCATAACGGCCACGCCGCGGCGCCGCCCGCGCTGGTGGCGCTGGCCAATGGCCGCGCGCAGCGCCCGCCGCAGCCCGAGTTCGTGCAGCAGTACCGCGAAGACAGCGGCGCGCTGCGCGAGCAGGTGCTGTCCGGCCTGCGCGCCGCGCAGGCGGCGATCAGTCCCAAGTTTTTCTACGACGTGCTGGGTTCGCGCCTGTTCGAAGCCATCACCGACCTGCCCGAGTACTACCCGACCCGCACCGAAGCCGCGATCTTTGCCAGCGCCGCGCCGGCCATCGCGGCGCGCGCCGGCAGCGGCTGCGTGCTGGTGGACCTGGGCGCCGGCAACTGCGAGAAGGCGGCGCGGCTGTTCGGCAGCCTGCGCCCGGCGCAGTACGTGGCGGTGGATATCTCGGTCGAGTTCCTGCGCGCGACGCTGTCGTCGCTGCAGCAGCAGCATCCCGAGATCCCGATGCTGGGGCTGGGCGCCGACCTGTGCACGCCGTTCGACCTGCCGGCCAAGGTCAGGCGCGGCCGGCGCCTGTTCTTCTACCCGGGCTCCAGCATCGGCAATTTCGCCCCGGTCGAGGCCCTGGCGCTGCTGCAGCGCCTGCGCGGCGCGGCCGGGCGCGGCGACGGCGTGCTGATCGGCGTGGACCTGCACAAGGACGAAGCCACGCTGGTATCGGCCTACGACGATGCGCTGGGCGTGACCGCGGCGTTCAACCGCAACGTGCTGCGCAACGTGAACCGCATCGTCGGCACCGACTTCGCGCTCGACGACTGGCGCCACCAGGCCAGCTTCGACCGCGCGGCCTCGCGCATCCAGATGCACCTGCAGGCGTGCCGCGACGTGCGCGTGCAATGGGACGGCGGCACGCGCGAGTTCGCCGCCGGCGAGCGCATCCATACCGAGGATTCGTACAAGTACCGCCCGGACGATTTCGCGCTGCTGCTCGAAGCCGCCGGCTTCGACGACCCGGTGTACTGGTCCGACCCGCGCGGCTGGTTCGCGGTGTTCCACGCGCGCGGCTGA
- a CDS encoding TerC family protein gives MEWFTDLFTMQFLTALLSIVVIDLVLAGDNAIVIALAARNLPPHLQKKAIIWGTVGAVVVRSAMTIGVVWLLKIPGLMLVGGLALVWIAYKLLSDDSGEEGHGSGASTLWGAMKTIIIADAVMGVDNVLAVAGAAHGSFLLVVLGLLISIPIVVWGSSLVLKLMARFPVIIYVGAGVLAFTAVKMIVHEPMVKAFFEANPVVNWGLYVLIVGGVLGAGYLVQKRRGQQQEPAGSH, from the coding sequence ATGGAGTGGTTTACCGATCTGTTCACGATGCAGTTCCTGACGGCCCTGCTGTCGATCGTCGTCATTGACCTGGTGCTGGCCGGGGACAATGCCATCGTGATCGCGCTGGCGGCACGCAACCTGCCGCCCCACCTGCAGAAGAAGGCCATTATCTGGGGTACCGTGGGTGCCGTGGTGGTGCGCTCGGCCATGACGATCGGCGTGGTCTGGCTGCTGAAGATTCCGGGGCTGATGCTGGTGGGCGGCCTGGCGCTGGTGTGGATTGCCTACAAGCTGCTGTCCGACGACAGCGGCGAAGAAGGGCATGGCTCCGGCGCGTCGACGCTGTGGGGTGCGATGAAGACCATCATCATCGCCGACGCGGTGATGGGCGTCGACAACGTGCTGGCCGTGGCCGGCGCCGCGCACGGCAGCTTCCTGCTGGTGGTGCTGGGCCTGCTGATCAGCATCCCCATCGTGGTGTGGGGCTCGAGCCTGGTGCTCAAGCTGATGGCCCGCTTCCCGGTCATCATTTACGTGGGTGCCGGCGTGCTGGCGTTCACGGCGGTCAAGATGATCGTGCACGAGCCGATGGTCAAGGCGTTCTTCGAAGCCAACCCGGTGGTCAACTGGGGCCTGTACGTGCTGATCGTCGGCGGCGTGCTGGGCGCCGGCTACCTGGTGCAGAAGCGCCGCGGGCAGCAGCAGGAACCGGCCGGCAGCCACTAA
- a CDS encoding thymidylate synthase — protein sequence MKQYLDFMRHVYEHGTDKADRTGTGTRSVFGYQMRFDLREGFPVVTTKKLHLKSIIYELLWFLQGSTNVRWLQEHGVTIWDEWADEHGELGPVYGSQWRSWPAPDGRHIDQISELVAQIRANPDSRRLIVSAWNVADIPRMKLPPCHAFFQFYVADGRLSCQLYQRSADIFLGVPFNIASYALLTHMMAQQTGLEVGDFIWTGGDCHLYNNHFEQVQTQLAREPLALPQLKILRQPDSLFDYRYEDFELVGYQSHPAIKAPVAV from the coding sequence ATGAAACAGTACCTCGACTTCATGCGCCATGTTTACGAACATGGCACCGACAAGGCCGACCGCACCGGCACCGGCACGCGCTCGGTGTTCGGCTACCAGATGCGCTTCGACCTGCGCGAAGGCTTCCCGGTGGTCACTACCAAGAAGCTGCACCTGAAGTCGATCATCTATGAACTGCTGTGGTTCCTGCAGGGCTCGACCAACGTGCGCTGGCTTCAGGAGCACGGCGTCACCATCTGGGACGAGTGGGCCGACGAGCATGGCGAACTGGGCCCGGTCTACGGCTCGCAATGGCGCTCGTGGCCGGCGCCGGACGGCCGCCATATCGACCAGATCTCCGAGCTGGTGGCGCAGATCCGCGCCAACCCGGACTCGCGCCGGCTGATCGTGTCGGCCTGGAACGTGGCCGACATCCCGCGCATGAAGCTGCCGCCCTGCCATGCGTTCTTCCAGTTCTATGTGGCCGACGGCCGGCTCTCGTGCCAGCTGTACCAGCGCAGCGCCGATATCTTCCTGGGCGTGCCGTTCAATATCGCCAGCTATGCGCTGCTGACCCACATGATGGCGCAGCAGACCGGGCTGGAAGTGGGCGACTTCATCTGGACCGGCGGCGACTGCCACCTGTACAACAACCACTTCGAACAGGTGCAGACCCAGCTGGCGCGAGAGCCGCTGGCGCTGCCGCAGCTGAAGATCCTGCGCCAGCCCGACAGCCTCTTCGACTACCGCTACGAAGACTTCGAGCTGGTTGGCTACCAGTCGCACCCCGCCATCAAGGCACCGGTGGCCGTATGA
- a CDS encoding dihydrofolate reductase, with translation MTLLTLVVARARNGTIGRDNTLPWRLPEDLAHFKRTTMGAPVIMGRKTWDSIGRPLPGRRNIVVSRNPDLRIEGAEVATSLEDAQRLCVGAEQIFLIGGAQLYAEAMPSADRLVVTEIDADVEGDAFFPPIDRTQWIETARETHHSEANGFDYAFVTYERPPSDES, from the coding sequence ATGACGCTGCTGACCCTGGTTGTCGCCCGCGCCCGCAACGGCACCATCGGCCGCGACAACACGCTGCCGTGGCGCCTGCCGGAAGACCTGGCGCATTTCAAGCGCACCACCATGGGCGCGCCCGTGATCATGGGGCGCAAGACCTGGGACTCGATCGGCCGCCCGCTGCCGGGGCGCCGCAACATCGTGGTCAGCCGCAACCCGGACCTGCGCATCGAGGGCGCCGAGGTGGCGACGTCGCTGGAAGATGCGCAGCGGCTGTGCGTCGGCGCCGAGCAGATTTTCCTGATCGGCGGCGCGCAGCTGTATGCCGAAGCCATGCCGAGCGCGGACCGGCTGGTGGTGACCGAGATCGATGCGGATGTGGAAGGCGATGCGTTCTTCCCGCCAATCGACCGCACCCAGTGGATTGAAACCGCGCGCGAAACGCATCATTCGGAGGCCAATGGCTTCGACTATGCCTTCGTCACGTATGAGCGGCCGCCTTCGGACGAGTCGTAA
- the pmbA gene encoding metalloprotease PmbA encodes MDQIAEQTAHFTYTQAQLSEMAADVLRVARELGATDAATEISEGSGLSVSVRKGQVETIEQNRDKVVGVTVMIGKRRGNASTSDFSPAALRATAEAAYNIARFTAEDDCAGLAEEELLERAPQDLDLFHPWALDAEAAIDIAARAEAAAFAVSPRIRNSDGASVSAQHSQFVLATTRGFSGGYPYSRHFISCAPIAGSGSGMQRDDWYSSKRTPLALAAPEDIGRYAAERALARLQARKLSTRRCPVLFEAPLAAGLLGAFVQAVSGGALYRKSTFLCDSLGQAVFAPHVQIHEQPHVPGAMGSAPFDEEGVRTRERDVVKDGVVQGYFLSTYSARKLGMQTTGNAGGSHNLTLSSNLTQPGDDFPAMLRKLGTGLLVTELMGQGVNYVTGDYSRGASGYWVENGVIQYPVEEITIAGNMAEMFRQIVAIGADALVRGTKETGSILLEQMTIAGN; translated from the coding sequence GCGACCGACGCCGCCACCGAGATCTCGGAAGGCAGCGGCCTGTCGGTGTCGGTGCGCAAGGGCCAGGTGGAGACCATCGAGCAGAACCGCGACAAGGTGGTCGGCGTCACGGTGATGATCGGCAAGCGCCGCGGCAACGCCAGCACCTCGGACTTCTCTCCCGCCGCGCTGCGCGCCACCGCCGAGGCGGCCTACAACATCGCCCGCTTCACCGCCGAGGACGACTGCGCCGGCCTGGCCGAAGAAGAACTGCTGGAGCGTGCGCCGCAGGACCTGGACCTGTTCCACCCGTGGGCGCTCGACGCCGAAGCCGCGATCGACATCGCCGCGCGTGCCGAGGCCGCGGCGTTCGCGGTCTCGCCGCGCATCCGCAACAGCGACGGCGCCAGCGTGTCGGCCCAGCATTCGCAGTTCGTGCTGGCAACCACGCGCGGCTTCAGCGGCGGCTACCCGTATTCGCGCCACTTCATCTCGTGCGCGCCGATCGCCGGCAGCGGCAGCGGCATGCAGCGCGACGACTGGTATTCGTCCAAGCGCACGCCGCTGGCGCTGGCCGCGCCCGAGGACATCGGCCGCTACGCCGCCGAGCGCGCGCTGGCACGGCTGCAGGCGCGCAAGCTGTCGACGCGCCGCTGCCCGGTGCTGTTCGAGGCGCCGCTGGCAGCAGGGCTGCTGGGCGCCTTCGTGCAGGCGGTGTCGGGCGGCGCGCTGTACCGCAAGTCCACCTTTTTGTGCGATTCGCTGGGCCAGGCGGTGTTCGCTCCCCATGTCCAGATCCATGAGCAGCCGCATGTTCCCGGCGCCATGGGCAGCGCCCCGTTCGACGAAGAAGGCGTGCGCACGCGCGAGCGCGACGTGGTCAAGGACGGCGTGGTGCAGGGCTACTTCCTCTCCACCTATTCCGCGCGCAAGCTCGGCATGCAGACCACCGGCAATGCCGGCGGCTCGCACAACCTGACGCTTTCCAGCAACCTGACCCAGCCCGGCGACGATTTCCCCGCGATGCTGCGCAAGCTCGGCACCGGCCTGCTGGTGACCGAGCTGATGGGGCAGGGCGTCAACTACGTGACCGGCGACTATTCGCGCGGCGCGTCGGGCTACTGGGTCGAGAATGGCGTGATCCAGTATCCGGTCGAGGAAATCACCATCGCCGGCAACATGGCCGAGATGTTCCGGCAGATCGTCGCGATCGGCGCCGATGCGCTGGTGCGGGGCACCAAGGAAACCGGGTCGATCCTGCTTGAGCAGATGACGATCGCCGGCAATTGA